CGGATGCGACCGCATATAGGATCCGGCAACGGCCGGATGGGGCGCGTTGAGCACGACGAGCCTGTCGACGCGGTCCGGGTAGCGCGAGGCCGTCCACCAGGCGACGAGACCGCCCCAATCATGGCCGACGACGGAGAACTTTTCGCGGCCGAGCGCATCCGCCAGACCCACCACATCCTTCGCCAGCCGGTCGAGATCGTAGGCGCGCCGGCCCTCGGGCTTGTCGCTGAGGCTGTAGCCGCGCTGGTCGGGCACGAGCACGCGAAAGCCCGCCTCCGCGAGTGGGCCGATCTGGTAGCGCCATCCCCACCAGAACTCGGGAAAGCCGTGGAGCAGGATGACGAGCGGCCCGTCCTCTCGCCCCGCCTCGACCGCATGGAGCGTGACGCCGTCGACTTGGCGGCGGATGCCCGAAGTGAGCGGGTCGAAAACCTGCGTCATGCGTGCGCCGACACTCTTACGCGCTTCGGCGGGGGTTCCTCGGCGGCCATGAACTGCGCCTTCGCAAGCTCCGCGAAGCGACCGCCCGTCGCCACCAGCTCGTCGAAGGTGCCGGTCTCGATCACGCGCCCCTGATCGAAGACGAGGATGCGGTTGGCGTTGCGGATGGTGGCGAGGCGATGGGCGATGACGAAGGTCGTGCGGCCCTTCATCACCTCGTCCAGGGCGAGCTGGAGCTTGCGCTCGGTCGCGGCGTCGAGCGCGCTCGTCGCCTCGTCGAGGATGAGGATCGGCGGGTTCTTCAGGAGCGCGCGGGCGATCGACAGGCGCTGGCGCTCGCCGCCCGAGAGGGAGCGCCCGCGTTCGCCGATGACCGTGTCGAGACCTTCCGACTGGCGCGAGATGAACTCGATGGCCTGGGCCCGCTCCAGCGCTTCGATCATCTCCGCGTCGGTAGCGTCGGGCCGCCCGACCTGCAGGTTCTCGCGGATGGTGCGGGCGAACAGCATCGGCTCCTGGAACACCACGCCGATGTTGCGCCGCAGGGACGAGAGCGTCACGTCGCGGATGTCGAGGTCGTCGATGCGGATGCAGCCCGATTGCGGATCGAAGGCGCGATGAAGCAGGCCCAGGGTGGTCGACTTGCCCGAGCCCGTGGCACCGACGAGCGCCACGTTCTCGCCGGACTGCACGGCAAACGACACGTCCTGCACGGCGGAGCGCTTGCCGTCATAGGAGAAGCTCACGTCGTCGAAGACCACGTCGCCGCGGAAGCGCTCCACATTCCTTGCGTTGGCACGGTCGTGGACGGCCGGGGTCGTGTCCAGGATCTCGAAGAATTCCTGCAGTTTCGGCGCCTGCATGAAGAGCTGATTGATGAAGCTCACCGCCTGCTCCAGACGGCCGATCAGCATGGTGGCCATGCTCATGAACATGACGACTTCACCGATGGTGGCAAGCCCGTTCAGGTGCAGCCAGGTGCCCATGAGGAAGATCGCCGTCACCGTGATCGTCGCCGAGGCGCGCGACGCGACGGAGGCCAGCGCCCACCAGGACAGCACCGGGTTCTGCGCCTGAAGCAATTGCTGAATGATCGTGCGCAGCGAACGGCTCTCGGCCTCGATGCGGGTGAACGACTGGATCACCGGCACGTTGCCGAGCGCATCGGAAGCATGCTCGGCAAGGCTCGAATGGTAGCGTTCCACCGTGCCCTGGAGGGTCTCGGTCTTGCGCAGCACGATGGCGGTGAGAAGCGCGAACACCGCCACGAGCGCAACGAGAAGGAGCCCCAGGCGCCAGTTCAGGAACACGGTGAGCGGCAGGAGGACGACGAGGGCGATGAGGGCCGAGAGATGCTCGCGGAAGAAGCCCAGCCAGAGCCACGACATGGCGCCGGAGCCTTCCAGCATGACCTTCAGCACCCGGCCCGAATGGGTCGAGGTGTGGAAGGCGAGCGGCAGCTCGAGCACATGCTCGAAATAGCTCGCCACCACGGAAAGCCGCCGGCGATGGGCAAGGCGGTCCGCATGAAGCGCCACGAGCGCGCCGGCCCCGATGGAGAACAATCCGAACGCCACCCAAGCGAGGATGAGCGGCATGAGAACGCCGAAGGTCACGGGCGACGAATTCGGGATCTGGGCCCGGGTGAGCACGTCGATGATGCGCCCGAACAGGATCGGCTCTGCGAAGGCCGAGATCGCAAGCGCGATGTTGGCCAGGGCCAGCAATGCACCGACCCTCATGTCGGATCCGAGCTGGCCGAGAACGCGGATATACAACCTGATCAGCCGCATGGGGATCTACCTGCGAACGTGACGTGGGGGCCTTCGCCTCCGGCCAAGAGTTTGTCCCTGACCAAGAGTTGCGCACTTCGCGCTGATTGAAAAGCCGGGACTGTCCGGGGCGGTTCCGCGGGTCATGCGCGGCTCCGGTCCGGCTTCAGTCTCCGGCGAAAGCGCCCGATCCATTTCGGCCCGAGCTTCGACGACGTGTCCCCCTTCTGCCGTGACCGGGGCCGGGCCAGGAGAATGGCCCCTTCCTTGGTCTTGCGGATGTGAAGGGTGCGGGTGTGGAACTCCTCCAGGCCGGGTCGATGGCCGATCGACAGGACGCTCGCGCCCTTCAGCTCGTTCTCGAACAGGGCCAGCATGGAAGCCTGGTTCTCCTCGTCGAGGGCGGAGGTCGCCTCGTCCATGAACACCCATTTGGGCCGGTGCAGCAGCACGCGGGCGAAGGCCACCCGCTGCTGCTGACCCAGCGACAGGCTGCGGTCCCAGCGCTCAGGCTTGTCGAGCATATCCACGAACTCGCCCAGGCCGCAGCGCTCGAGCGCTTCTCGCACGTCCGCATCGTCGAAGGTCTCGGGCGAGGCCGGGTAGCTGATGGCGGCCCGCAAGGTTCCCAAAGGCAGATAG
This region of Microvirga mediterraneensis genomic DNA includes:
- a CDS encoding alpha/beta fold hydrolase — protein: MTQVFDPLTSGIRRQVDGVTLHAVEAGREDGPLVILLHGFPEFWWGWRYQIGPLAEAGFRVLVPDQRGYSLSDKPEGRRAYDLDRLAKDVVGLADALGREKFSVVGHDWGGLVAWWTASRYPDRVDRLVVLNAPHPAVAGSYMRSHPSQMLRSLYVGFFQIPFLPEAMLSANGYRSLKDALRRTSRPGTFSAEDLAQYEKAWARPGAVTTMLNWYRALPFKPDMKDPTVPAPTLVIWGTRDRFLERGLAEASLALCRYGDVRWIETATHWVQHEEPEAVNAAMVGFLKT
- a CDS encoding glucan ABC transporter ATP-binding protein/ permease, which produces MRLIRLYIRVLGQLGSDMRVGALLALANIALAISAFAEPILFGRIIDVLTRAQIPNSSPVTFGVLMPLILAWVAFGLFSIGAGALVALHADRLAHRRRLSVVASYFEHVLELPLAFHTSTHSGRVLKVMLEGSGAMSWLWLGFFREHLSALIALVVLLPLTVFLNWRLGLLLVALVAVFALLTAIVLRKTETLQGTVERYHSSLAEHASDALGNVPVIQSFTRIEAESRSLRTIIQQLLQAQNPVLSWWALASVASRASATITVTAIFLMGTWLHLNGLATIGEVVMFMSMATMLIGRLEQAVSFINQLFMQAPKLQEFFEILDTTPAVHDRANARNVERFRGDVVFDDVSFSYDGKRSAVQDVSFAVQSGENVALVGATGSGKSTTLGLLHRAFDPQSGCIRIDDLDIRDVTLSSLRRNIGVVFQEPMLFARTIRENLQVGRPDATDAEMIEALERAQAIEFISRQSEGLDTVIGERGRSLSGGERQRLSIARALLKNPPILILDEATSALDAATERKLQLALDEVMKGRTTFVIAHRLATIRNANRILVFDQGRVIETGTFDELVATGGRFAELAKAQFMAAEEPPPKRVRVSAHA